A single genomic interval of Homo sapiens chromosome 7, GRCh38.p14 Primary Assembly harbors:
- the RSPH10B gene encoding radial spoke head 10 homolog B isoform X6, with amino-acid sequence MASGTGSYKSGNIYEGQWEDNMRHGEGRMRWLTTNEEYTGRWERGIQNGFGTHTWFLKRIRSSQYPLRNEYIGEFVNGYRHGRGKFYYASGAMYDGEWVSNKKHGMFFCLQGRLTFKNGRVYEGAFSNDHIAGFPDLEVEFISCLDLSSGVAPRLSRSAELIRKLDGSESHSVLGSSIELDLNLLLDMYPETVQPEEKKQVEYAVLRNITELRRIYSFYSSLGCGHSLDNTFLMTKLHFWRFLKDCKFHHHKLTLADMDRILSANNDIPVEEIHSPFTTILLRTFLNYLLHLAYHIYHEEFQKRSPSLFLCFTKLMTENIRPNAFQIKGNLFREQQRTLYSMSYMNKCWEIYLAYCRPSAAPPHEPTMKMRHFLWMLKDFKMINKELTAATFMEVIAEDNRFIYDGIDSNFEPELVFLEFFEALLSFAFICVTDQMTKSYTNVPADDVSGNKHETIYTILNQDAQNKSPSAVMSHESDAAHSDSARSSSSKLELSPDVNKIRKSEPKIKKSVSHERVSKMNFKLTGKGITFFSSESKKYERPKDDREEEFNTWVNNMYVFFVNTLFHAYKREEAIKEKIRADRLRSTAQAQQRKMEDDELEARLNIFILREEEAKRHDYEVDITVLKEPADVSSSHLILDPPKEDVTVSPSSKTITSKKKKK; translated from the exons AATGGCTTTGGAACACACACATGGTTTCTAAAGAGAATCCGCAGTTCCCAGTATCCTTTGAGAAATGAATACATAGGGGAGTTTGTAAATGGATATCGTCACGGACGTGGCAAGTTTTATTATGCCAGTGGAGCCATGTATGATGGAGAATGGGTTTCCAATAAGAAACATGGCATG TTTTTCTGTCTGCAGGGCCGATTAACTTTCAAGAACGGGCGTGTGTACGAAGGCGCATTCTCCAATGACCACATAGCTGGGTTTCCGGATCTTGAAGTTGAATTCATCAGCTGCCTGGACCTGTCTTCAGGAGTTGCCCCAAGACTGTCCAGGAGCGCCG AACTGATCAGAAAGCTTGATGGCAGTGAAAGTCATTCTGTGTTGGGATCGAGCATTGAGCTGGATCTAAATTTGCTCCTGGACATGTACCCTGAGACAGTCCAACCTGAAGAAAAGAAGCAG GTGGAATATGCCGTCTTAAGAAATATTACAGAATTAAGAAGAATTTACAGCTTTTACAGCAGCCTGGGATGCGGCCACTCTCTGGATAATACCTTTCTGATGACAAAGCTTCACTTCTGGAGATTTCTAAAAGATTGCAAATTTCATCACCACAAACTAACTCTTGCTGATATGGACAGGATATTAAGTG ccaATAATGACATACCAGTTGAAGAAATCCATTCTCCATTTACAACAATACTTTTGAGAACATTTTTGAATTACCTCCTGCATTTGGCGTACCACATTTATCATGAAGAATTCCA AAAGAGAAGCCCATCCCTCTTCTTGTGTTTTACAAAACTGATGACCGAGAACATTCGTCCAAATGCCTTCCAGATAAAAG GCAATTTATTCCGTGAGCAACAGCGGACGCTCTACTCTATGAGTTACATGAATAAGTGCTGGGAGATTTATCTCGCTTACTGCAGACCCAGTGCAGCGCCTCCCCACGAGCCTACGATGAAGATGAGACACTTCCTCTGGATGCTGAAA gactttaaaatgataaataaagaaTTAACAGCAGCTACATTTATGGAGGTCATAGCAGAGGATAATCGTTTCATATATGATGGAATTGACAGCAACTTTGAACCTGAG ctgGTTTTCCTGGAATTCTTTGAAGCTCTCTTAAGCTTTGCATTCATCTGTGTTACTGACCAAATGACTAAATCCTATACAAATGTTCCAGCTGATGATGTGTCTGGAAATAAACATGAAACTATTTATACAATACTAAATCAG GACGCCCAGAACAAGAGTCCCAGCGCGGTCATGAGCCACGAATCGGATGCTGCTCACTCTGACAGTGCCAGGTCATCTTCCAGCAAGTTAGAACTCTCGCCTGATGttaacaaaataaggaaatcAGAG ccCAAGATCAAGAAGTCTGTAAGTCATGAAAGAGTctccaaaatgaattttaaattgacTGGAAAAGGGATCACCTTTTTCTCATCTGAGAGCA AGAAATATGAGAGACCCAAGGATGATCGAGAGGAAGAGTTCAACACGTGGGTCAATAATATGTACGTCTTCTTTGTGAACACGCTCTTTCATGCGTATAAACGTGAAGAAGCTATCAAGGAGAAAATAAGGGCAGACAGGTTACGTAGCACAGCACAGGCCCAGCAGCGGAAGATGGAAGATGACGAACTGGAAGCAAG GCTGAACATCTTCATCTTGAGAGAGGAAGAGGCCAAGAGACATGACTATGAGGTGGACATCACAGTGCTCAAGGAGCCGGCAGACGTGTCATCCTCTCACCTCATACTGGACCCTCCCAAGGAGGATGTGACCGTGTCCCCATCCAGCAAGACCATCAccagcaagaagaagaaaaagtag
- the RSPH10B gene encoding radial spoke head 10 homolog B isoform X7, giving the protein MASGTGSYKSGNIYEGQWEDNMRHGEGRMRWLTTNEEYTGRWERGIQNGFGTHTWFLKRIRSSQYPLRNEYIGEFVNGYRHGRGKFYYASGAMYDGEWVSNKKHGMGRLTFKNGRVYEGAFSNDHIAGFPDLEVEFISCLDLSSGVAPRLSRSAELIRKLDGSESHSVLGSSIELDLNLLLDMYPETVQPEEKKQVEYAVLRNITELRRIYSFYSSLGCGHSLDNTFLMTKLHFWRFLKDCKFHHHKLTLADMDRILSANNDIPVEEIHSPFTTILLRTFLNYLLHLAYHIYHEEFQKRSPSLFLCFTKLMTENIRPNAFQIKGNLFREQQRTLYSMSYMNKCWEIYLAYCRPSAAPPHEPTMKMRHFLWMLKDFKMINKELTAATFMEVIAEDNRFIYDGIDSNFEPELVFLEFFEALLSFAFICVTDQMTKSYTNVPADDVSGNKHETIYTILNQDAQNKSPSAVMSHESDAAHSDSARSSSSKLELSPDVNKIRKSEPKIKKSVSHERVSKMNFKLTGKGITFFSSESKKYERPKDDREEEFNTWVNNMYVFFVNTLFHAYKREEAIKEKIRADRLRSTAQAQQRKMEDDELEARLNIFILREEEAKRHDYEVDITVLKEPADVSSSHLILDPPKEDVTVSPSSKTITSKKKKK; this is encoded by the exons AATGGCTTTGGAACACACACATGGTTTCTAAAGAGAATCCGCAGTTCCCAGTATCCTTTGAGAAATGAATACATAGGGGAGTTTGTAAATGGATATCGTCACGGACGTGGCAAGTTTTATTATGCCAGTGGAGCCATGTATGATGGAGAATGGGTTTCCAATAAGAAACATGGCATG GGCCGATTAACTTTCAAGAACGGGCGTGTGTACGAAGGCGCATTCTCCAATGACCACATAGCTGGGTTTCCGGATCTTGAAGTTGAATTCATCAGCTGCCTGGACCTGTCTTCAGGAGTTGCCCCAAGACTGTCCAGGAGCGCCG AACTGATCAGAAAGCTTGATGGCAGTGAAAGTCATTCTGTGTTGGGATCGAGCATTGAGCTGGATCTAAATTTGCTCCTGGACATGTACCCTGAGACAGTCCAACCTGAAGAAAAGAAGCAG GTGGAATATGCCGTCTTAAGAAATATTACAGAATTAAGAAGAATTTACAGCTTTTACAGCAGCCTGGGATGCGGCCACTCTCTGGATAATACCTTTCTGATGACAAAGCTTCACTTCTGGAGATTTCTAAAAGATTGCAAATTTCATCACCACAAACTAACTCTTGCTGATATGGACAGGATATTAAGTG ccaATAATGACATACCAGTTGAAGAAATCCATTCTCCATTTACAACAATACTTTTGAGAACATTTTTGAATTACCTCCTGCATTTGGCGTACCACATTTATCATGAAGAATTCCA AAAGAGAAGCCCATCCCTCTTCTTGTGTTTTACAAAACTGATGACCGAGAACATTCGTCCAAATGCCTTCCAGATAAAAG GCAATTTATTCCGTGAGCAACAGCGGACGCTCTACTCTATGAGTTACATGAATAAGTGCTGGGAGATTTATCTCGCTTACTGCAGACCCAGTGCAGCGCCTCCCCACGAGCCTACGATGAAGATGAGACACTTCCTCTGGATGCTGAAA gactttaaaatgataaataaagaaTTAACAGCAGCTACATTTATGGAGGTCATAGCAGAGGATAATCGTTTCATATATGATGGAATTGACAGCAACTTTGAACCTGAG ctgGTTTTCCTGGAATTCTTTGAAGCTCTCTTAAGCTTTGCATTCATCTGTGTTACTGACCAAATGACTAAATCCTATACAAATGTTCCAGCTGATGATGTGTCTGGAAATAAACATGAAACTATTTATACAATACTAAATCAG GACGCCCAGAACAAGAGTCCCAGCGCGGTCATGAGCCACGAATCGGATGCTGCTCACTCTGACAGTGCCAGGTCATCTTCCAGCAAGTTAGAACTCTCGCCTGATGttaacaaaataaggaaatcAGAG ccCAAGATCAAGAAGTCTGTAAGTCATGAAAGAGTctccaaaatgaattttaaattgacTGGAAAAGGGATCACCTTTTTCTCATCTGAGAGCA AGAAATATGAGAGACCCAAGGATGATCGAGAGGAAGAGTTCAACACGTGGGTCAATAATATGTACGTCTTCTTTGTGAACACGCTCTTTCATGCGTATAAACGTGAAGAAGCTATCAAGGAGAAAATAAGGGCAGACAGGTTACGTAGCACAGCACAGGCCCAGCAGCGGAAGATGGAAGATGACGAACTGGAAGCAAG GCTGAACATCTTCATCTTGAGAGAGGAAGAGGCCAAGAGACATGACTATGAGGTGGACATCACAGTGCTCAAGGAGCCGGCAGACGTGTCATCCTCTCACCTCATACTGGACCCTCCCAAGGAGGATGTGACCGTGTCCCCATCCAGCAAGACCATCAccagcaagaagaagaaaaagtag